Proteins found in one Hevea brasiliensis isolate MT/VB/25A 57/8 chromosome 18, ASM3005281v1, whole genome shotgun sequence genomic segment:
- the LOC110668940 gene encoding expansin-like B1 encodes MAPSFRPLLLLLASLLIMQTMAAEAETCTDCFIHSRAAHYPNSDEQGTDSGACGFGSFGATLNGGDVSAASDLYRGGIGCGACYQVRCTSSNYCTDKGVTIVITDQGSSHDTDFILSKQAFGRMAQNSDAAASLLALGVIDIEYRRVSCSYPNKNITIKIDENSNHPHYLAFVIWYQQGKRDITAVQLCETQNFVCKLLDRSYGAVWTTTSPPSGPLTLRMLFSGEDGDETWVVPVNNIPQDWKAGETYDTGVQVNG; translated from the exons ATGGCTCCATCCTTCAGGCCCCTCCTGCTTCTGTTGGCATCTCTGCTAATTATGCAGACTATGGCTGCAGAAGCTGAAACATGCACAGACTGTTTCATTCATTCTCGAGCAGCTCATTATCCAAATTCTGATGAACAAGGAACAGATT CTGGTGCTTGCGGATTTGGTTCATTTGGGGCAACATTAAACGGTGGGGATGTGTCAGCTGCATCTGATCTCTACCGTGGTGGTATTGGGTGTGGTGCTTGCTATCAG GTGAGGTGCACCAGCAGCAACTATTGCACAGATAAAGGAGTAACTATTGTTATAACAGACCAAGGCTCAAGCCATGACACAGACTTTATTCTTAGCAAACAAGCCTTTGGTCGTATGGCTCAAAACTCAGATGCGGCTGCTTCACTATTAGCCCTTGGAGTAATTGATATTGAATATAGACG TGTTTCATGCAGCTATCCCAACAAAAATATCACAATCAAAATTGATGAGAACAGCAACCACCCTCACTATTTGGCTTTTGTCATATGGTATCAACAAGGAAAGAGAGATATTACTGCTGTGCAGCTATGTGAG ACTCAAAATTTTGTGTGCAAGCTCTTGGATCGGAGTTATGGAGCAGTATGGACAACTACATCACCACCAAGCGGGCCTTTGACTCTGAGGATGTTATTCAGTGGTGAGGATGGAGATGAGACCTGGGTTGTTCCTGTCAACAACATACCCCAAGACTGGAAAGCTGGAGAAACATATGATACAGGAGTACAAGTGAACGGATAA